One Neovison vison isolate M4711 chromosome 2, ASM_NN_V1, whole genome shotgun sequence genomic window carries:
- the AHDC1 gene encoding AT-hook DNA-binding motif-containing protein 1, with product MRVKPQGLVVTSSAVCSSPDYLREPKYYPGGPPTPRPLLPTRPPASPPDKAFAHTFSENPRPPPRRDPSTRRPPVLAKGDDPLPPRAARPVSQARCPTPAGDSNSSRRRWDNGRVKLRPVVRLIDIMKDLTRLSQDLQHSGVHLDCGGLRLSRPPAPPPGDLQYSFFSSPSLANSIRSPEERAAPHAKSERPSHPLYEPEPEPRDSPQPGQGHSPGATAAATGLPPEPEPDGPDYSELADADILSELASLTCPEAQLLEAQALEPPSPEPEPQLLDPQPRFLDPQALEPLGEALELPPLQPLADPLGLPGLALQALDTLPDSLESQLLDPQALDPLPKLLDVPGRRLEPQQPLGPCPLGEPLRLDLCSPHGPHGPEGHPKYALRRTDRPKILCRRRKAGRGRKADAGPEGRLLPLPMPTGLAAALAEPPPPPPPPPPALPGPAPVPELEPESSQTPMVPARRGKCRGVRRMVVKMAKIPVSLGRRNKTTYKVSSLSSSLSVEGKELGLRVSAEPTPLLKMKNNGRNVVVVFPPGEMPIILKRKRGRPPKNLLLGPGKPKEPAVVAAEAATVAAATMAMPEVKKRRRRKQKLASPQPSYAADANDSKAEYSDVLAKLAFLNRQSQCAGRCSPPRCWTPSEPESVHQAPDTQSISHFLHRVQGFRRRGGKAGGFGGRGGGHAAKAARCSFSDFFEGIGKKKKVVAVAAAGVGGPSLTELGHPRKRGRGEVDAMTGKPKRKRRSRKNGTLFPEQVPSGPGFGEAGAEWAGDKGGGWAPHHGHPGGQAGRNCGFQGTEAQAFASTGLESGASGRGSYYGTSAPAGQTELSQERQNLFTGYFRSLLDSDDSSDLLDFALSASRPESRKASGAYAGPPTSTLPAQRGLATFPSRGAKASPVAVGSGGAGADPSFQPVLPARQTFPPGRAASYGITPATSDCRAAETFPKLAPPPSAVARSPTAHPPATTYPPQYGGYGAGQSVFAPAKPFTGQDCANSKDCSFAYGSGNSLPASPSSAHSAGYAPAPTGGPCLPPGKASFFNSSEGAPFSGSAPTPLRCDSRASTVSPGGYMVPKGTTASATSAASAASSSSSSFQPSPENCRQFAGASQWPFRQGYGGLDWASEAFSQLYNPGFDCHVSEPNVILDISNYTPQKVKQQTAVSETFSESSSDSTQFNQPVGGGFRRANSEASSSEGQSSLSSLEKLMMDWNEASSAPGYNWNQSVLFQSSSKPGRGRRKKVDLFEASHLGFPSSASATASGYPSKRSTGPRQPRGGRGGGACSAKKERGGAAAKAKFIPKPQPVNPLFQDSPDLGLDYYSGDSSMSPLPSQSRAFGVGERDPCDFMGPYSMNPSTPSDGTFGQGFHCDSPSLGAPDLDGKHFPPLAHPPTVFDAGLQKAYSPTCSPTLGFKEELRPPPTKLAACEPLKHGLQGASLGHAAAAQAHLSCRDLPLGQPHYDSPSCKGTAYWYPPGSAARSPPYEGKVGTGLLADFLGRTEAACLSAPHLASPPATPKADKEPLEMARPPGPPRGPAAAAGYGCPLLSDLTLSPVPRDSLLPLQDTAYRYPGFMPQAHPGLGGGPKSGFLGPMAEPHPEDTFTVTSL from the coding sequence ATGCGTGTGAAGCCCCAGGGCCTGGTGGTGACTTCCAGTGCCGTGTGCAGCTCTCCTGACTACCTCCGGGAGCCCAAGTACTACCCCggcggcccccccaccccacggcCCTTGCTTCCCACCCGGCCCCCTGCCAGCCCACCCGACAAGGCCTTCGCCCACACCTTCTCCGAGAACCCACGCCCACCCCCACGCCGGGACCCCAGCACCCGGCGCCCACCAGTCCTTGCCAAGGGGGACGACCCGCTGCCCCCGAGGGCAGCCCGCCCAGTCTCCCAGGCCCGCTGCCCCACCCCCGCGGGAGACAGCAACAGCTCCCGACGGCGCTGGGACAACGGGCGGGTGAAGCTGCGTCCAGTAGTGCGGTTGATTGACATCATGAAGGATCTGACACGGCTCTCCCAGGACCTGCAGCACAGTGGTGTTCACCTGGACTGTGGTGGCCTCAGACTCAgccgcccccctgccccaccccccggtGACCTTCAGTACAGCTTCTTCTCCTCACCCAGCCTGGCCAACAGCATCCGCAGCCCCGAGGAGCGGGCTGCCCCCCACGCCAAGTCAGAGAGGCCCAGCCACCCCCTGTATGAGCCTGAGCCCGAGCCTAGGGACAGCCCCCAGCCTGGCCAAGGCCACAGTCCCGGAGCCACAGCCGCGGCCACCGGGCTGCCCCCAGAGCCTGAGCCAGACGGCCCTGATTACTCGGAACTCGCTGACGCCGACATCCTCAGCGAGCTGGCCTCCCTCACTTGCCCCGAGGCCCAGCTGCTGGAGGCCCAGGCCCTTGAGCCACCATCTCCTGAGCCAGAGCCTCAGCTCCTGGACCCCCAGCCCCGCTTCCTGGACCCACAGGCACTAGAGCCACTTGGGGAAGCTTTGGAGCTGCCACCCCTGCAACCCCTTGCTGATCCTCTGGGGCTACCAGGCCTGGCGCTCCAGGCCCTGGATACCCTGCCCGACTCCCTGGAGTCGCAGCTGCTCGACCCTCAGGCACTCGACCCGCTGCCCAAGTTGCTTGACGTCCCTGGCCGCCGTCTGGAGCCTCAGCAGCCCCTGGGGCCCTGCCCGTTGGGTGAGCCCTTGCGCCTGGACTTGTGTTCACCCCATGGCCCCCACGGGCCTGAGGGTCACCCCAAGTACGCCTTGCGGCGCACTGATAGGCCAAAGATCCTGTGTCGCCGGCGGAAAGCTGGACGGGGGCGCAAGGCTGATGCCGGACCGGAGGGCCGCCTGCTACCCCTGCCTATGCCCACGGGGCTGGCGGCCGCCTTGGCTGAGCCCCCGCCACCACCGCCTCCACCACCTCCCGCcctgccaggcccggccccggtcCCAGAGCTGGAGCCAGAATCTTCCCAGACTCCCATGGTCCCCGCCCGCAGAGGGAAGTGCCGGGGCGTGCGGCGCATGGTGGTGAAGATGGCCAAAATCCCCGTGTCGCTGGGGCGGCGGAACAAGACCACATACAAGGTGTCCTCTTTGAGCAGCAGTCTGAGCGTAGAGGGCAAGGAGCTGGGCCTGCGTGTATCCGCGGAGCCTACCCCACTGCTGAAGATGAAGAACAATGGACGGAACGTGGTGGTGGTCTTCCCCCCTGGGGAGATGCCCATTATTCTTAAGCGGAAGCGCGGCCGCCCTCCGAAGAACCTGCTGCTGGGTCCCGGCAAGCCCAAGGAGCCAGCAGTGGTCGCAGCGGAAGCGGCCACCGTGGCTGCGGCCACCATGGCCATGCCGGAGGTGAAGAAACGGCGGCGGCGGAAGCAGAAGCTGGCCTCCCCCCAGCCGTCATATGCAGCAGACGCCAATGACAGTAAGGCTGAGTACTCCGACGTGCTCGCCAAGCTGGCCTTCCTGAACCGCCAGAGCCAGTGCGCTGGGCGGTGCTCACCCCCCCGCTGCTGGACACCCAGCGAGCCTGAGTCGGTACACCAGGCACCTGACACGCAGAGCATCTCCCACTTCCTGCACCGGGTGCAGGGCTTCCGACGGCGGGGCGGTAAAGCAGGCGGTTTCGGTGGCCGGGGCGGGGGCCACGCTGCCAAGGCGGCCCGATGCTCCTTCAGTGACTTCTTTGAGGGCattggcaagaaaaagaaagtggtggCGGTGGCAGCTGCTGGTGTTGGGGGTCCCAGCCTCACCGAATTGGGGCACCCACGCAAAAGGGGCCGAGGGGAGGTGGACGCCATGACCGGGAAGCCAAAACGCAAACGGCGGTCCCGGAAGAATGGGACTCTGTTCCCAGAGCAGGTGCCTAGTGGCCCAGGCTTTGGGGAGGCCGGCGCTGAATGGGCCGGGGACAAGGGTGGTGGCTGGGCCCCTCACCATGGGCACCCAGGCGGGCAAGCTGGCCGAAACTGTGGGTTCCAGGGGACCGAGGCCCAGGCCTTTGCCTCCACTGGGCTTGAGAGTGGGGCCTCGGGCCGCGGCAGCTACTACGGTACCAGCGCGCCCGCGGGCCAGACTGAGCTCAGCCAGGAGCGCCAGAACCTCTTCACCGGCTACTTCCGCTCACTGCTCGATTCGGATGACTCCTCCGACCTCTTAGACTTCGCCCTCTCAGCCTCTCGTCCCGAGTCCCGGAAGGCATCAGGCGCCTACGCAGGGCCCCCCACCAGCACCCTTCCGGCCCAGCGGGGCCTGGCCACCTTCCCCAGCCGGGGGGCCAAGGCCAGCCCGGTGGCCGTGGGCAGCGGCGGGGCCGGTGCAGACCCCTCCTTCCAGCCCGTCCTGCCCGCTCGCCAGACCTTCCCGCCAGGCCGGGCAGCGAGCTACGGAATCACTCCAGCCACTTCAGACTGCCGGGCAGCCGAGACCTTCCCGAAGCTGGCTCCCCCGCCGTCAGCCGTGGCCCGCTCGCCTACCGCCCACCCGCCCGCCACCACCTACCCACCTCAGTACGGTGGCTATGGGGCCGGACAGAGCGTTTTCGCCCCAGCGAAGCCCTTCACGGGCCAGGACTGTGCTAACAGCAAGGACTGCAGCTTCGCCTACGGCAGCGGCAatagcctgcctgcctctcccagcaGCGCCCACAGCGCCGGCTACGCCCCAGCGCCCACGGGTGGCCCTTGCCTGCCACCCGGCAAGGCCTCCTTCTTCAACAGCTCTGAGGGGGCCCCCTTCTCCGGGTCCGCCCCCACACCCCTGCGCTGTGACAGCCGGGCCAGCACCGTCTCTCCCGGCGGCTACATGGTACCCAAGGGCACCACGGCCTCGGCCACCTCTGCTGCCtctgccgcctcctcctcctcgtcctccttcCAGCCCTCGCCTGAAAACTGTCGGCAGTTTGCGGGGGCTTCTCAGTGGCCTTTCCGGCAGGGCTATGGAGGCCTGGACTGGGCCTCAGAGGCCTTCAGTCAGCTCTACAATCCTGGTTTCGACTGCCATGTCAGCGAGCCCAACGTGATCCTGGACATCTCCAACTACACGCCGCAGAAGGTGAAGCAGCAGACGGCTGTGTCCGAGACCTTCTCGGAATCATCCTCCGACAGCACCCAGTTCAATCAGCCCGTCGGCGGCGGTTTCCGGCGTGCCAACAGCGAGGCCTCGAGCAGCGAGGGCCAGTCAAGCCTGTCCAGCCTGGAGAAACTGATGATGGACTGGAACGAGGCATCCTCTGCCCCCGGCTACAACTGGAACCAGAGCGTCCTCTTCCAGAGCAGCTCAAAGCCGGGCCGTGGACGGCGGAAGAAGGTGGACCTATTCGAGGCCTCACACCTGGGCTTCCCGTCCTCTGCCTCGGCCACTGCCTCAGGCTATCCATCCAAACGGAGCACCGGGCCCCGGCAGCCGCGGGGTGGACGGGGTGGTGGGGCCTGCTCAGCTAAGAaggagcggggcggggcggccgcCAAAGCCAAGTTTATCCCCAAGCCACAGCCCGTCAACCCCCTGTTCCAGGACAGCCCAGACCTCGGCCTGGACTACTACAGTGGGGACAGTAGCATGTCGCCACTGCCCTCCCAGTCGCGGGCCTTCGGTGTGGGTGAGCGAGACCCTTGTGACTTCATGGGACCCTACTCCATGAACCCATCCACTCCTTCTGACGGCACCTTCGGCCAAGGCTTCCACTGCGACTCGCCCAGCCTGGGTGCCCCTGACCTAGATGGCAAGCATTTCCCACCTCTGGCGCACCCACCCACGGTGTTTGACGCTGGTCTGCAGAAGGCGTACTCACCCACTTGCTCACCCACACTGGGCTTCAAGGAAGAGCTGCGGCCGCCACCCACAAAGCTGGCTGCCTGTGAGCCCCTCAAGCATGGGCTCCAGGGGGCCAGTCTGGGCCACGCGGCTGCTGCCCAGGCCCACCTTAGCTGCCGGGACCTGCCACTGGGCCAGCCCCACTACGACTCCCCCAGCTGCAAGGGCACAGCTTACTGGTACCCGCCAGGCTCAGCTGCCCGCAGCCCACCCTATGAAGGGAAGGTGGGTACGGGGCTGCTGGCTGACTTCCTGGGCAGGACGGAGGCCGCGTGCCTCAGTGCCCCACACCTGGCTAGTCCGCCAGCCACACCCAAGGCCGACAAGGAGCCACTGGAGATGGCCCGGCCGCCTGGCCCGCCCCGTGGCCCTGCCGCCGCCGCTGGCTATGGCTGCCCGCTCCTTAGTGACTTGACCCTGTCCCCTGTGCCGAGGGACTCGCTGCTGCCCCTGCAGGATACCGCCTACAGGTATCCAGGCTTCATGCCGCAGGCGCATCCCGGCCTGGGTGGGGGCCCCAAGAGCGGCTTCCTGGGGCCCATGGCGGAACCTCACCCCGAGGACACATTCACCGTCACCTCCCTGTAG